A stretch of the Erwinia sp. SLM-02 genome encodes the following:
- a CDS encoding TA system toxin CbtA family protein: MKTLPATNPQAAKLCLSPVAVWQMLLARLLEQHYGLILNDTPFSDETVIQEHIDAGVSLADAVNFLVEKYVLVRIDRRGFDWQEQSPYLRAVDILRARQATGLLKRNRISAAR, from the coding sequence ATGAAAACTCTACCTGCAACAAATCCGCAGGCGGCGAAGCTATGTCTGTCGCCCGTGGCTGTCTGGCAAATGCTGCTTGCACGCCTGCTGGAACAACATTATGGCCTGATACTCAACGACACGCCATTCAGTGATGAAACGGTAATTCAGGAACATATCGATGCCGGTGTATCTTTGGCCGATGCCGTTAATTTTCTGGTGGAAAAGTACGTGCTGGTTCGTATTGATCGCAGGGGATTCGACTGGCAAGAACAGTCCCCATATCTGCGGGCAGTCGATATTCTGCGGGCGCGACAGGCAACAGGTTTATTGAAAAGAAATCGTATTAGCGCGGCACGGTGA